Proteins from a single region of Eremothecium gossypii ATCC 10895 chromosome VI, complete sequence:
- the VPS55 gene encoding Vps55p (Syntenic homolog of Saccharomyces cerevisiae YJR044C (VPS55); 1-intron) has protein sequence MGETFSPLHKLICLSALLAAGFLLVILACALYNNYYPLLDVLVFVLAPLPNAVFGGSSFGGNEFMNERVQSAQEFGQFMTGGLVASGLILPVVFYHTGLINQQSCIASVIGGGIIYLCIIIFSWFFNRSWEEDEDALFSY, from the exons ATGGGCGAGACATTTTCACCTTTGCATAAGCTTATCTGCCTCAGCGCATTGCTTGCAGCTGGTTTTCTGCTAGTGATTCTGGCATGTGCACTATATAATAACTACTATCCACTACTGGACG TGCTGGTGTTTGTCCTAGCGCCACTACCTAATGCTGTGTTCGGCGGTTCGTCATTTGGAGGGAATGAGTTCATGAACGAACGAGTGCAAAGCGCACAGGAGTTCGGCCAGTTTATGACCGGGGGCTTGGTAGCCAGTGGTTTGATTCTTCCGGTGGTTTTCTATCATACAGGACTGATCAACCAGCAGAGCTGCATTGCCTCTGTGATCGGGGGCGGTATTATATACCTGTGCATCATCATTTTCTCCTGGTTTTTTAACCGCTCTTGGGAAGAGGACGAGGATGCGCTCTTCAGCTATTGA
- the ECM10 gene encoding Hsp70 family ATPase ECM10 (Syntenic homolog of Saccharomyces cerevisiae YJR045C (SSC1) and YEL030W (ECM10)), whose translation MLSASKNMLRNPLRMSARLQSSKVQGQVIGIDLGTTNSAVAVMEGKIPKIIENAEGARTTPSVVAFTKDGERLVGIPAKRQAIVNPENTLFATKRLIGRRFEDAEVQRDIKQVPYKIVKHSNGDAWLEAQGKTYSPAQIGGFVLNKMKETAEAYLGKPIKNAVVTVPAYFNDSQRQATKDAGQIVGLNVLRVVNEPTAAALAYGLEKDDSKVVAVFDLGGGTFDISILDIDNGVFEVKSTNGDTHLGGEDFDIYLLREIVQQFKKDTGINLENDRMAIQRIREAAEKAKIELSSTVATEINLPFITADASGPKHINMKFTRAQFEQLTEPLVKKTIDPVKKAMKDAGLSTSDVAEVILVGGMSRMPKVVETVKQLFGREPSKAVNPDEAVAIGAAIQGAVLAGEVTDVLLLDVTPLSLGIETLGGVFTRLIPRNTTIPTKKSQIFSTAAAGQTSVEIRVFQGERELVRDNKLIGNFTLSGIPPAEKGVPQIEVTFDIDADGIINVSARDKGSNKDASITVAGSSGLSDAEIEKMVNDAEKYKEQDESRRRAIETANKADQLAHDTEKAVNDFEDKVDKAEAQKVKDQIAALKELTARALSGEEVNADDLKAKTDELQSASLKLFEKLHKESGNSAGESEPKN comes from the coding sequence ATGTTGTCTGCTTCTAAGAACATGTTGCGCAACCCACTGCGCATGTCTGCACGTTTGCAGTCCAGCAAGGTGCAGGGTCAAGTGATTGGTATCGACTTGGGTACCACGAACTCTGCGGTTGCTGTGATGGAGGGCAAGATCCCTAAGATCATTGAGAACGCGGAGGGTGCACGTACGACTCCATCGGTGGTGGCTTTCACGAAGGACGGTGAGCGTCTGGTCGGTATCCCAGCCAAGAGACAGGCCATCGTCAACCCCGAGAACACGCTATTTGCGACCAAGCGTCTGATCGGCCGCCGGTTCGAGGACGCGGAGGTGCAGAGAGACATCAAGCAGGTGCCATACAAGATTGTGAAGCACTCCAACGGCGACGCGTGGTTGGAGGCTCAGGGCAAGACTTACTCGCCAGCGCAGATCGGTGGTTTCGTGCTTAACAAGATGAAGGAGACCGCGGAGGCCTACCTGGGCAAGCCCATCAAGAACGCTGTGGTCACTGTGCCTGCGTACTTCAACGACTCGCAGAGACAGGCCACCAAGGACGCTGGTCAAATTGTTGGCTTGAACGTCCTACGTGTGGTTAACGAGCCTACTGCTGCCGCTCTTGCCTACGGTTTGGAGAAGGACGACTCCAAGGTGGTCGCCGTCTTCGACTTGGGTGGTGGTACTTTCGACATTTCCATCTTGGACATCGACAACGGTGTTTTCGAGGTCAAGTCCACCAACGGTGATACTCACTTGGGTGGTGAGGACTTCGACATCTACCTGCTAAGAGAGATCGTACAGCAGTTCAAGAAGGACACAGGCATCAACTTGGAGAACGACCGCATGGCTATCCAGAGAATCAGAGAGGCCGCCGAAAAGGCCAAGATCGAGCTGTCGTCCACCGTCGCTACTGAGATCAACCTACCTTTCATCACCGCTGACGCGTCTGGTCCAAAGCACATCAACATGAAGTTCACCAGAGCTCAGTTTGAGCAGCTAACCGAGCCATTGGTCAAGAAGACCATTGACCCAGTCAAGAAGGCCATGAAGGATGCTGGCTTGTCTACCTCCGACGTTGCGGAGGTCATTCTAGTTGGTGGTATGTCCAGAATGCCAAAGGTTGTCGAGACCGTTAAGCAGTTGTTCGGCAGAGAGCCATCCAAGGCTGTTAACCCAGACGAGGCTGTCGCCATTGGTGCTGCCATCCAGGGTGCTGTCTTGGCGGGTGAGGTTACCGACGTTTTGCTATTGGACGTCACCCCATTGTCCTTGGGTATCGAGACCTTGGGTGGTGTGTTCACGAGGTTGATCCCAAGAAACACTACCATCCCAACCAAGAAGTCTCAGATCTTCTCCACGGCTGCCGCAGGCCAGACTTCCGTTGAAATCAGAGTTTTCCAGGGTGAGAGAGAGCTAGTCAGAGACAACAAGTTGATTGGTAACTTCACCTTGTCTGGTATCCCACCAGCTGAGAAGGGTGTTCCTCAGATCGAGGTCACCTTCGACATCGACGCTGACGGAATCATCAACGTCTCTGCCAGAGACAAGGGCTCCAACAAGGACGCCTCCATCACCGTCGCCGGCTCCTCCGGTCTATCCGACGCCGAGATCGAGAAGATGGTCAACGACGCCGAGAAGTACAAGGAGCAGGACGAGAGCCGCAGACGCGCCATCGAGACTGCCAACAAGGCTGACCAGCTTGCCCACGACACCGAGAAGGCTGTCAACGACTTCGAGGACAAGGTCGACAAGGCCGAGGCCCAGAAGGTCAAGGACCAGATTGCTGCCTTGAAGGAGCTAACCGCTAGAGCCTTGTCCGGCGAGGAGGTCAACGCCGACGACTTGAAGGCTAAGACCGACGAGTTGCAATCCGCATCCTTGAAGTTGTTTGAGAAGCTGCACAAGGAGTCCGGCAACTCTGCTGGTGAATCCGAGCCAAAGAACTAA